One window of the Tachypleus tridentatus isolate NWPU-2018 chromosome 10, ASM421037v1, whole genome shotgun sequence genome contains the following:
- the LOC143230258 gene encoding acyltransferase PGAP2-like isoform X1: MTSIKIAFRRFAIVTVSLPLYSFMFCVIWSLLYDFKSSTATHCHVRNYLPSISAAIGGFTPQLYIWRVGIGLHAAPRFVVIFMYFTFYRECLLKRKLWQRLGILTCCLHAVENVSLIGLTYISSSDNYPAHEKLFITFMLSSSSYMLLSCILPRLAFVRKLSDLCVVFQERRSLKTKSFLITINVSALLGACYFFMRHNWYCETGMYTLFALCEYIAVLTNMGFHMTACWDFANYQLRIYSNRIDISKTLDFDELYFSLFGHAVSSFHLREYNREDWPITSYNSAATGI; this comes from the exons ATGACCTCCATCAAAATAGCTTTTAGAAGATTTGCAATAGTTACTGTCAGTTTGCCattgtattcattcatgttctgTGTTATTTGGTCTCTTTTGTATGATTTCAAGTCGTCAACAGCCACACACTGCCAC gtACGTAACTACCTGCCTTCAATCAGTGCAGCAATAGGTGGGTTCACACCACAGTTGTACATTTGGAGAGTTGGGATTGGCCTCCATGCAGCACCTCGATTTGTGGTCATTTTTATGTACTTCACATTTTACAGAGAGTGTCTCCTGAAGAGAAAGTTGTGGCAACGACTTGGAATTCTCACATGTTGTCTTCATGCTGTAGAGAATGTTAGCTTAATTGGACTTACCTACATCTCCTCTTCAGATAACTATC ctgctcatgaaaaactgtttataacCTTTATGCTGAGCTCAAGTTCTTATATGTTACTTTCTTGTATTTTACCCCGCCTTGCTTTTGTAAGGAAGCTTTCAGATTTG TGTGTTGTGTTTCAGGAAAGAAGATCTCTTAAGACAAAATCATTTCTGATAACAATCAACGTGTCAGCACTTCTTGGAGCGTGCTATTTCTTTATGAGGCACAACTGGTACTGTGAAACTGGGA TGTATACTTTGTTTGCCCTCTGTGAATATATTGCTGTGTTAACAAATATGGGCTTTCACATGACAGCCTGTTGGGACTTTGCCAACTACCAGCTAAGAATTTATTCTAATCGGATTGATATTAGCAAG aCTTTGGATTTTGATG AGTTATATTTTTCGCTGTTTGGACATGCCGTCTCTAGTTTTCATCTGAGAGAGTATAACAGAGAAGATTGGCCAATAACAAGCTACAACTCTGCGGCTACTGGGATTTGA
- the LOC143230258 gene encoding acyltransferase PGAP2-like isoform X4, translating into MTSIKIAFRRFAIVTVSLPLYSFMFCVIWSLLYDFKSSTATHCHVRNYLPSISAAIGGFTPQLYIWRVGIGLHAAPRFVVIFMYFTFYRECLLKRKLWQRLGILTCCLHAVENVSLIGLTYISSSDNYPAHEKLFITFMLSSSSYMLLSCILPRLAFVRKLSDLERRSLKTKSFLITINVSALLGACYFFMRHNWYCETGMYTLFALCEYIAVLTNMGFHMTACWDFANYQLRIYSNRIDISKTLDFDGELDNYHNTSNTLKSVFVEKVV; encoded by the exons ATGACCTCCATCAAAATAGCTTTTAGAAGATTTGCAATAGTTACTGTCAGTTTGCCattgtattcattcatgttctgTGTTATTTGGTCTCTTTTGTATGATTTCAAGTCGTCAACAGCCACACACTGCCAC gtACGTAACTACCTGCCTTCAATCAGTGCAGCAATAGGTGGGTTCACACCACAGTTGTACATTTGGAGAGTTGGGATTGGCCTCCATGCAGCACCTCGATTTGTGGTCATTTTTATGTACTTCACATTTTACAGAGAGTGTCTCCTGAAGAGAAAGTTGTGGCAACGACTTGGAATTCTCACATGTTGTCTTCATGCTGTAGAGAATGTTAGCTTAATTGGACTTACCTACATCTCCTCTTCAGATAACTATC ctgctcatgaaaaactgtttataacCTTTATGCTGAGCTCAAGTTCTTATATGTTACTTTCTTGTATTTTACCCCGCCTTGCTTTTGTAAGGAAGCTTTCAGATTTG GAAAGAAGATCTCTTAAGACAAAATCATTTCTGATAACAATCAACGTGTCAGCACTTCTTGGAGCGTGCTATTTCTTTATGAGGCACAACTGGTACTGTGAAACTGGGA TGTATACTTTGTTTGCCCTCTGTGAATATATTGCTGTGTTAACAAATATGGGCTTTCACATGACAGCCTGTTGGGACTTTGCCAACTACCAGCTAAGAATTTATTCTAATCGGATTGATATTAGCAAG aCTTTGGATTTTGATGGTGAGTTAGACAATTATCATAATACCTCAAATACACTAAAATCTGTGTTTGTTGAGAAGGTGGTGTAA
- the LOC143230258 gene encoding acyltransferase PGAP2-like isoform X2, with product MTSIKIAFRRFAIVTVSLPLYSFMFCVIWSLLYDFKSSTATHCHVRNYLPSISAAIGGFTPQLYIWRVGIGLHAAPRFVVIFMYFTFYRECLLKRKLWQRLGILTCCLHAVENVSLIGLTYISSSDNYPAHEKLFITFMLSSSSYMLLSCILPRLAFVRKLSDLERRSLKTKSFLITINVSALLGACYFFMRHNWYCETGMYTLFALCEYIAVLTNMGFHMTACWDFANYQLRIYSNRIDISKTLDFDELYFSLFGHAVSSFHLREYNREDWPITSYNSAATGI from the exons ATGACCTCCATCAAAATAGCTTTTAGAAGATTTGCAATAGTTACTGTCAGTTTGCCattgtattcattcatgttctgTGTTATTTGGTCTCTTTTGTATGATTTCAAGTCGTCAACAGCCACACACTGCCAC gtACGTAACTACCTGCCTTCAATCAGTGCAGCAATAGGTGGGTTCACACCACAGTTGTACATTTGGAGAGTTGGGATTGGCCTCCATGCAGCACCTCGATTTGTGGTCATTTTTATGTACTTCACATTTTACAGAGAGTGTCTCCTGAAGAGAAAGTTGTGGCAACGACTTGGAATTCTCACATGTTGTCTTCATGCTGTAGAGAATGTTAGCTTAATTGGACTTACCTACATCTCCTCTTCAGATAACTATC ctgctcatgaaaaactgtttataacCTTTATGCTGAGCTCAAGTTCTTATATGTTACTTTCTTGTATTTTACCCCGCCTTGCTTTTGTAAGGAAGCTTTCAGATTTG GAAAGAAGATCTCTTAAGACAAAATCATTTCTGATAACAATCAACGTGTCAGCACTTCTTGGAGCGTGCTATTTCTTTATGAGGCACAACTGGTACTGTGAAACTGGGA TGTATACTTTGTTTGCCCTCTGTGAATATATTGCTGTGTTAACAAATATGGGCTTTCACATGACAGCCTGTTGGGACTTTGCCAACTACCAGCTAAGAATTTATTCTAATCGGATTGATATTAGCAAG aCTTTGGATTTTGATG AGTTATATTTTTCGCTGTTTGGACATGCCGTCTCTAGTTTTCATCTGAGAGAGTATAACAGAGAAGATTGGCCAATAACAAGCTACAACTCTGCGGCTACTGGGATTTGA
- the LOC143230258 gene encoding acyltransferase PGAP2-like isoform X3 yields MTSIKIAFRRFAIVTVSLPLYSFMFCVIWSLLYDFKSSTATHCHVRNYLPSISAAIGGFTPQLYIWRVGIGLHAAPRFVVIFMYFTFYRECLLKRKLWQRLGILTCCLHAVENVSLIGLTYISSSDNYPAHEKLFITFMLSSSSYMLLSCILPRLAFVRKLSDLCVVFQERRSLKTKSFLITINVSALLGACYFFMRHNWYCETGMYTLFALCEYIAVLTNMGFHMTACWDFANYQLRIYSNRIDISKTLDFDGELDNYHNTSNTLKSVFVEKVV; encoded by the exons ATGACCTCCATCAAAATAGCTTTTAGAAGATTTGCAATAGTTACTGTCAGTTTGCCattgtattcattcatgttctgTGTTATTTGGTCTCTTTTGTATGATTTCAAGTCGTCAACAGCCACACACTGCCAC gtACGTAACTACCTGCCTTCAATCAGTGCAGCAATAGGTGGGTTCACACCACAGTTGTACATTTGGAGAGTTGGGATTGGCCTCCATGCAGCACCTCGATTTGTGGTCATTTTTATGTACTTCACATTTTACAGAGAGTGTCTCCTGAAGAGAAAGTTGTGGCAACGACTTGGAATTCTCACATGTTGTCTTCATGCTGTAGAGAATGTTAGCTTAATTGGACTTACCTACATCTCCTCTTCAGATAACTATC ctgctcatgaaaaactgtttataacCTTTATGCTGAGCTCAAGTTCTTATATGTTACTTTCTTGTATTTTACCCCGCCTTGCTTTTGTAAGGAAGCTTTCAGATTTG TGTGTTGTGTTTCAGGAAAGAAGATCTCTTAAGACAAAATCATTTCTGATAACAATCAACGTGTCAGCACTTCTTGGAGCGTGCTATTTCTTTATGAGGCACAACTGGTACTGTGAAACTGGGA TGTATACTTTGTTTGCCCTCTGTGAATATATTGCTGTGTTAACAAATATGGGCTTTCACATGACAGCCTGTTGGGACTTTGCCAACTACCAGCTAAGAATTTATTCTAATCGGATTGATATTAGCAAG aCTTTGGATTTTGATGGTGAGTTAGACAATTATCATAATACCTCAAATACACTAAAATCTGTGTTTGTTGAGAAGGTGGTGTAA